A genomic segment from Stenotrophomonas maltophilia encodes:
- a CDS encoding protein-L-isoaspartate O-methyltransferase family protein, whose product MTIDYAHARELMVEQQIRPWDVLDIKVLDVLARLPREAFVADAHRALAYADVELPIGHGQKMMKPVIEGRTLQALDLQPGDEVLEIGTGSGFLSACIGALARDVLSLEIDPELAAAARARLDASGLGTNVRVEVADALTWQTERRFDVICVTGAVDVVPSQFASWLRPGGRLFVIHGRSPAMEALLVKADGSSESLFETDIDYLRGAAPAPQFHL is encoded by the coding sequence ATGACGATTGATTACGCCCACGCCCGCGAACTGATGGTGGAACAGCAGATCCGTCCCTGGGACGTGCTGGACATCAAGGTGCTCGACGTCCTGGCCCGCCTGCCGCGCGAGGCCTTTGTCGCCGACGCGCACCGGGCACTGGCCTACGCCGATGTCGAACTGCCGATCGGCCACGGCCAGAAGATGATGAAGCCGGTCATCGAGGGCCGTACCCTGCAGGCGCTGGACCTGCAGCCGGGTGACGAAGTGCTGGAAATCGGCACCGGCAGCGGCTTCCTGTCGGCCTGCATCGGCGCGCTGGCGCGCGACGTGCTGAGCCTGGAGATCGACCCGGAGCTGGCTGCCGCCGCACGCGCCCGCCTGGATGCCTCCGGCCTGGGCACGAATGTCCGCGTGGAAGTGGCCGACGCCCTGACCTGGCAGACCGAACGCCGCTTTGACGTGATCTGTGTCACTGGTGCGGTCGACGTGGTGCCGTCACAGTTCGCTTCGTGGCTGCGTCCGGGTGGTCGCCTGTTCGTGATCCATGGCCGTTCGCCGGCGATGGAGGCCCTGCTGGTCAAGGCCGACGGCAGCAGCGAGTCCCTGTTCGAGACCGATATCGATTACCTGCGTGGTGCCGCCCCGGCCCCCCAGTTCCACCTCTGA
- a CDS encoding TetR/AcrR family transcriptional regulator, whose amino-acid sequence MSSHTSRKPSAKPAAKATGPGRPKDLGKRAAILEAAKALFIEQGYTGVSMDTIAAQAGVSKLTVYSHFGDKETLFSEAVQSKCIEMLPDALFVADANGPLRDQLIGIGLAFFELITSDAAISIQRMMMAPETDERLRELFWQAGPERTCEALADFLRARGERGELDIPDYYLAGQQFLTLVKGEVHMHMMCGMPLSPVECDPLAHVTASIDFFLRAYAPRGAGTAE is encoded by the coding sequence ATGAGTTCTCACACTTCCCGCAAGCCGTCGGCCAAGCCCGCTGCCAAGGCCACCGGACCCGGGCGCCCCAAGGACCTCGGCAAGCGCGCGGCGATCCTTGAAGCAGCCAAGGCACTGTTCATCGAACAGGGCTATACCGGCGTGAGCATGGACACCATCGCCGCTCAGGCTGGCGTCTCGAAGCTGACTGTGTACAGCCACTTCGGCGACAAGGAGACCCTGTTCTCCGAGGCCGTGCAGTCAAAGTGCATTGAAATGCTGCCCGACGCGCTGTTCGTGGCCGACGCGAACGGTCCGCTGCGCGACCAGCTGATCGGCATCGGGCTGGCCTTCTTCGAGCTGATCACCTCCGACGCGGCGATCTCGATCCAGCGCATGATGATGGCGCCGGAGACCGACGAACGCCTGCGCGAGCTGTTCTGGCAGGCCGGCCCGGAACGCACCTGCGAGGCCCTGGCCGACTTCCTGCGCGCGCGCGGTGAGCGCGGCGAACTGGATATCCCCGACTATTACCTGGCCGGCCAGCAGTTCCTGACCCTGGTCAAGGGCGAAGTGCACATGCATATGATGTGCGGCATGCCACTGTCACCGGTGGAGTGCGACCCTCTTGCCCATGTGACCGCCAGCATCGACTTCTTCCTGCGCGCCTATGCGCCGCGAGGGGCCGGGACGGCTGAATAA
- a CDS encoding TolC family outer membrane protein, producing MIRRSLAVALATALLPLSAHAADLLQVYEMARNGDPQLSAAESTRLYDKEGAVQARAALLPQINGQATLNRSRSEANHDANSGTVTSKRRNYTIDGSQTLFNWTQINNLRSQRELSKAADFTLDSANDSLIVRTSAAYFNVLVAIESLNAAQTNEAAAKKQFDFADKRLEVGLAPITDVHEARAQYDQARANTIVAQNTLADNYQALTELTGQPVVNLRGLPADFRPEVPANRGNIDELVRQASSQNPALKAQELKVSAAEAGVQAARGGHYPTLSLGGSWGKSATWGDSTGAGSLSPDARTNSIGLTLSVPIFSGGATQSGVRQALAQRDIAQDGYEQQKRALDRNTRNAYQTLVQGISEVEARRLAVVSAQSAYDASQVGLEVGTRTVLDVIQNQRILFSAQLDYANARYTFLQNRLLLSQSLGALDVAELQDVNRLLTQDAGNPSTTTH from the coding sequence ATGATCCGCCGATCCCTCGCTGTTGCGCTGGCCACTGCCCTGCTGCCGTTGTCCGCCCATGCCGCCGACCTGCTGCAGGTCTACGAAATGGCGCGTAATGGCGATCCGCAGCTGTCCGCCGCCGAATCGACCCGGCTGTATGACAAGGAAGGCGCCGTGCAGGCGCGCGCCGCGCTGCTGCCGCAGATCAACGGCCAGGCCACGCTGAACCGCTCGCGCAGCGAGGCGAACCATGACGCCAACTCCGGCACCGTGACCAGCAAGCGCCGCAACTACACGATCGACGGCAGCCAGACGCTGTTCAACTGGACCCAGATCAACAACCTGCGCTCGCAGCGCGAGCTGAGCAAGGCGGCGGACTTCACCCTCGATTCGGCCAACGACAGCCTGATCGTGCGCACCTCGGCGGCCTACTTCAACGTGCTGGTGGCGATCGAATCGCTGAACGCCGCACAGACCAATGAAGCGGCCGCGAAGAAGCAGTTCGACTTCGCCGACAAGCGCCTGGAAGTGGGCCTGGCGCCGATCACCGACGTGCACGAAGCACGCGCCCAGTACGATCAGGCGCGCGCCAACACCATCGTTGCGCAGAACACCCTGGCCGATAACTACCAGGCCCTGACCGAACTGACCGGCCAGCCGGTGGTGAACCTGCGCGGCCTACCGGCCGACTTCCGTCCGGAAGTGCCGGCCAACCGCGGCAACATCGACGAGCTGGTGCGCCAGGCGAGCTCGCAGAATCCGGCGCTGAAGGCTCAGGAACTCAAGGTCAGCGCCGCCGAAGCCGGCGTGCAGGCTGCTCGTGGCGGCCATTACCCGACCCTGTCGCTGGGCGGCAGCTGGGGCAAGAGCGCGACCTGGGGTGACAGCACCGGCGCCGGATCGTTGTCGCCGGATGCACGCACCAACAGCATCGGCCTGACCCTGAGCGTGCCGATCTTCTCCGGTGGTGCCACCCAGTCCGGCGTGCGCCAGGCACTGGCCCAGCGTGACATCGCACAGGACGGCTACGAGCAGCAGAAGCGCGCCCTGGACCGCAACACCCGCAATGCCTACCAGACCCTGGTACAGGGCATCAGCGAAGTGGAAGCCCGCCGCCTCGCGGTGGTCTCGGCACAGAGCGCCTACGACGCGTCGCAGGTCGGCCTGGAAGTCGGCACCCGTACCGTGCTGGACGTGATCCAGAACCAGCGCATCCTGTTCTCGGCGCAGCTGGATTACGCCAACGCCCGCTACACCTTCCTGCAGAACCGCCTGCTGCTGAGCCAGTCGCTGGGCGCGCTGGACGTGGCCGAGCTGCAGGACGTCAACCGCCTGCTGACCCAGGACGCGGGCAACCCGTCGACGACCACGCACTGA
- a CDS encoding amino acid transporter, whose amino-acid sequence MDHLAVVALTLLVGGSVIALVGQHTAAQAGPAIVLSLLLAALGAGLVLCCLQDLVLRLPAAEGLHGLLAASWGPRVAAVLGTILLFELVATTAGAAQSMAHHVHAVLAAGGLQASNWLPEQVTAAVGLLMLGALALLPPRGVALAACALLTVKIGVGVLLLALAARHVHYAHWIPWLPAATAPYRFGLGGVLAAAVPLLGVFASVGLALGFPALRRQGAMWQPAVLALVSLLAMLLLIVLAALQAGLVEFSALASTRPLSVALQVHPQLQWMLPLLPLAGAAGLAALQLVLLMIAVRLATSLWPRAADAVRRSGTGLSAVVVGLPAVMLVLWLPQGTLPALPGAATLVVMAALCLAVLRRRDDTGQGAAGRELMMPMLAPLAAALCVLAALERLRAWPG is encoded by the coding sequence ATGGACCATCTGGCGGTGGTGGCGCTGACGCTGCTGGTGGGCGGCAGCGTGATCGCGCTGGTGGGCCAGCACACGGCGGCGCAGGCCGGCCCGGCCATCGTGCTGAGCCTGTTGCTGGCCGCACTGGGGGCCGGCCTGGTGCTGTGCTGCCTGCAGGATCTGGTGCTGCGACTGCCGGCGGCCGAAGGCCTGCATGGGCTGCTGGCCGCCAGCTGGGGGCCACGGGTGGCCGCCGTTCTGGGCACGATTCTGTTGTTTGAGCTGGTGGCGACCACGGCGGGTGCGGCGCAGTCCATGGCCCACCATGTACACGCGGTGCTGGCTGCGGGAGGCCTCCAGGCCAGCAACTGGCTGCCCGAGCAGGTAACGGCGGCGGTGGGGTTGCTGATGTTGGGTGCGCTGGCGTTGCTGCCGCCACGGGGTGTGGCATTGGCGGCCTGTGCCCTGCTGACGGTGAAGATCGGCGTGGGGGTGTTGCTGCTGGCGCTGGCGGCACGTCATGTGCACTACGCGCATTGGATTCCCTGGCTGCCAGCGGCGACCGCGCCGTATCGCTTCGGGCTGGGCGGTGTGCTGGCGGCTGCAGTACCGCTGCTGGGGGTATTTGCCAGCGTAGGCTTGGCACTGGGCTTTCCTGCGCTGCGCCGCCAGGGTGCGATGTGGCAGCCGGCGGTGCTGGCGCTGGTCTCGTTGCTGGCGATGTTGCTGCTGATCGTGCTGGCAGCACTGCAGGCCGGGCTGGTCGAGTTTTCCGCGCTGGCCAGTACCCGGCCACTGTCGGTGGCGCTGCAGGTGCATCCGCAGCTGCAGTGGATGCTGCCGTTGTTGCCGCTGGCCGGGGCAGCGGGCCTGGCCGCCCTGCAGCTGGTGCTGCTGATGATTGCCGTGCGGCTGGCCACGTCGTTGTGGCCCCGCGCAGCTGATGCGGTGAGACGATCCGGCACGGGCCTGAGTGCAGTGGTGGTCGGGCTTCCGGCGGTGATGCTGGTGCTGTGGCTGCCTCAGGGCACCCTGCCGGCGCTACCGGGTGCGGCGACGCTGGTGGTGATGGCGGCGCTGTGCCTGGCGGTGTTGCGGCGACGGGATGACACCGGGCAAGGCGCAGCCGGACGCGAGCTGATGATGCCGATGCTGGCGCCCCTGGCAGCCGCGCTGTGCGTGCTTGCGGCGCTGGAACGCCTGCGGGCATGGCCGGGCTGA